The genomic stretch TCAATTgtaattggttaacatgcatgactagatctaaatgcatgacgtgtaggacgtaatcatcttctttttttaagtaaggtctgtattatatgagataagataagaagattagatctagatctatatctatagtattctatagactatagagtctagatctagatctagaatctagattcttttGGCAAGTTTGCGAACATTGTAAAATTGAACTTTGACCTGCACTATGAACTTTATGCATGGCATATATACAATTAAATTATAACATGCATGCTACTGGAGATTTACTCTActacagcgtttctcaaactgtggaacGCAAGGTCTTATTGTCTGAATACTGATAAAATGACACCATTAGGTCCatgttataaaatgtaaaacatcTTAAGTAATGGACGCGTCGTTTCATCTTCCAATAAGACCTAGTAAAATTTATAGGCCTACCGTTTTTACGAGTTGAGTAGGCCTACGACTCTTGGGCCTATATATTGACTCAAAATCTTAGAGAATACATTTCAAAACGTATCGGCTAGCGGTTAGTGTGATTTTTCTGGATTTTCTAGTCTCAGAATGGTCGCATTTCTTTCGACTTTTGCGTCTCATTATAATGACGACCATAACATGAATATGGTCTTTAAAATGATCACAGCCTGGACGCCCATCGTGCGCAAACCTAGCTTAAATGTCCTTCGCATGCATAATATTAATAGGTGGCTATATAGTGTTGCCTTttattattagacttaaattaGATCCTCTTTTTTATACTAGGATGAATTGTGCACTCTGAAAGAAAACACGTCAACATTGGCCTTTCTGACATATGCTGCAGCTCCAATTCCATCTTCTGGAAGAACTTTTGGTAAAGTTTTGGTTTCAAAAGGGTCCTacgatgtaaagttttaccgaACTGTTCTGGTAtacaaaatactaaaaaaaaatatgtaggcgAATTTCTGAAACTGAGAACGCCTGAATTCGATTGACGCCATCACGCCGGGTCTCGACCCCGGACACCGATTGGGAgcttcatgggcgtagccaggattttttttcggggagggttttgggggctgacccccccccccgccgaaaaaaattatttatatatatatatatttatatatatatatatatatatatatatatatatatatatatatatatatatatatatatatatatatatatatatatgtgtgtgtgtgtgtgtgtgtacataattaatctttattacattctgaccctttcggaagacgtttattgtttattgtagactccccgcccttgctagcaaggggtctgggggagttcgcagcgctcccccagtgcgtggcgaagccccgccgccgagcactatttctggtattgaaagccaacaaaatgcatattctgaggtatctacagtgcattatcttgctattaaaaagtttatttcaaaaacctaatgtgctattcttactgacttagaccctctcgcgccgttcggcgcattttccggcaagctgtttccgcaactcttattttgcgtaattcattttgtgtgagaacatgtcccccaaaacctcatgcgacgatctgtcacaaccttacaaaggattcgaatcccagttcggcatatgatttctttgatttagacccgatctctatgactgactcctaaaatctgtcttagtcatctttgttgagacacatttaatgattttcaaattcggcagaagactattcacactttattaatggagcccaagccactggtagaaatttgcaacctttcttgactacgctcttggaattgcatgcctgtatttcgctttagattttataccgaaaaggaaagttttttcgtcaaatcatctgttgaggggttttaaactaagaaatctctggagtttttttgttttgtttttaattcaaaaccccatttagctacaatcatagaatttggtgactgtagtttgctttaaaataatattgaagagagaggttttcaactctaaacgctctgtaggggaattttaaactcaaaaccatctggaggggttttaaactttaaagaaaaagccatctggaggagggggattaaaactcaaaacccatttggctacgctcatagattttatagtgtgtaatttgctttttttttatattgacgaggtactttttagcttcaaaccccaactggaggggaggggggtttaaactcaaaacccctttggctacgctcatagaattttgagtgtgtaattcgctttttttatattgaagatggggtttatcgtaaattttggaggggattttaaaatcaaaatctttccaACTGTggtgttggaatttggggattgttgtttgcattttttttttgttttgttttatagaagagggggatttaacttcaaaaacctctggtagggggtttaaaattcaaaaccccttgtagggggttttaaactcaaagccccctggtagagggatttgtatctcaaaaccccctgataggtgttttttaaatcttaaaaccccctggtagggggatttaaactcaaaaccccctggtagagggtttttaactcaaaactgcctcggctgtgctgtggtaagtgatgatttagtattaaaatctcacctaaaataaacaaaatgaaagcaaaaatcagtcacttaattccgttccccccctgcggggggggggggatttcatttcgggggggggggggttgaaccccaagaaccccccccctggctacgcccatggggaGCTTACAGCATTCCACAGAACCCCTTGCTGACTGGAGGGGAAACCTGATGTATCTTGAATTGTCCATGAAGaactttttctagtatacaaaaCACTTTATAATTATATCACCATTAAATTCCAATGTGTTTATTTCGGAAAAAAATATAAGGAACTCGCCTAAGTCTGAAAATTGTGTTATAATTTTatagtttctttttcattacactcttaggacccccccccccccccgcacctcAATGTGGGAGCATACAACGCTCTTCTAGGTCCCAAGGTGTTAAGGGGGACGCTAGGGTATACGAACGAAATTCTTGTCATCTAGGGAGCGCCACCTGGAAAAGgtttttgagaaacactgccagTGACGATTGATGTCATATTTCAATATTAGTTTGTCATATTTAAatagtttgtattttaaagacaaatatttgtgttttcacGGCAAAGGTTAGCTTGATGCATGCTGTGCGCTAAGTTTAGAACACCCATATTAAGGACCTAGACAAAATTTAATGCTTTTGTTCAAACAGTGTTttgatattataaatatttttatacagaGAATAATGGCATCATTGAGTTAAGTAGCCAGCGATCAAACCACCAGACACGATTACAGTCACCGCAAACCAGTTCTACTTGTCCTATATGGGCGGTTAGTGGCATACAGTTTCACTATTAACACAATTAGATTTCAAATTCATGTCAGGATTTTTACAATATAGTTTGTACAAGTCCAATATATTTTTCCAATATTTGATCAAGATATATTATGAAATAATGTCATCTGTcaaattttaaatctagatgagctctaaacataaaaaagaaaacatgagGTGGCTtgaatacaatttctttcaagCCCTGACTCGCATTTGCATAAATGCCAAAACTGTAAACTAACTGGCATTATCTATCTTAacattaattattgaatatactataatatagcTCTAAATATAGAAACACGTCATATTTTGTCCTTCTAACTAAATGTGTTAAGGTCTTACATCTATTGCGTTGTTTGTACTGTGTGTTATTACATATAATACAAGTATGGATTTCATTGAATTAATTTGAGAAGATATAGTAACACGATTTTCTTACATTAAATTGCTTACTTTATTTGCTTTCATTATTTGTGCCCGTGGATTTCAAAATGAATAggatacaatttaattattgtaaattattttgaaattttattatattatcttcaaacgttgttgttgtttttttttttttggggggggggggaaggtgacGATCATTTAATTTCTATACTAACATTAATCACGCTTAAGTTTATCTATTGCCGATCGTCAATGAATTATGCGAGAATTATGGTGCTTATTAGCCTAAAGTGGCCTAAATCAAACTATAATGTCTATGGCAGTGTTTTGTTCGCGCCTCCCTTAACGGCTGGGATATATAGGAGTGATGTAGGCTCCCAGAGTGAGGCGGAGGAGGATTTTAAGAATTTAGTTATgaaaaagaaaggaaacttAAAGTCATAATTTTAGCACAATTTTCAGTCTTTATTTTGTAAGTATATTAATTTAACATACATTGAACATCAAAAGTTACGTAATGAAATTTCACTCAAGTGAGTCTGTTATGCTTTGGAAATATTGTTACCTACataattttaaagtgttttgtatactagaaaaagCTCTTGCTGCAAATAGAATTTTAGGTTTCCCCTCCACTCAGCAATGGGGTCTAAAGAGCGCTGTAATCTCCCCAGCGGGGTCCGGGGAGGAGACCCGGCGCCTACCAAATTCAGGCATTCTTAGCTTCAgatctttattattatatttttttttgccctgGCTTCAACAACGTCCTTTTCTGGTAGCAAGAAGAGAGACTATCAAATGGGCAAATGttaatgtgttttcttttagaGTGCACTTTcatacaagttttaaaaaaagggagggtCAAATTTAGTCTAATACTAAAGAGACAGCACTGGCGAATAACATTACGTGAGGGACATGCGAGGCACACGTATAGCAAGGACATTTGCAGTGGGCGTGATCGTttttaagattatttttgtgttaactctttctctccgaatcgacgataccatcgttgatttgacatCATTGagtaaaattaatgtttaattttataaacttgactttgtgttatgtaaacagagcatgcatttccctttaattctataccaaatacaacattttctgacatcaaacaacaaagctattggaGCTTAATCATAATAAGGGAGTGAGATAGTAATGagtaaaatgaagaattccttcgaaacgtggaaacataataacggagagaaagagttaagtatgACGTCTCTGTCgcggttctttttttttttttttagcacaaaGATCGTCATTATAATGAGGTATAGGCCTAATAGTCGGAAAAAGTTCGACAATTCTGTGACTAGAAAGTCCAAATGAATCACATTAACTaagacgttttgaaatgtcttcttcaaaaagtttttagTCGATATTGTTGCAAACGCCTCTCGTAAAAATGGTCTACAAATTACATGGTCTTATTAGATGAACGACTCAAAGGCCtacttaagatatttaaatttttaaaacattggtaatgatgtaattttactaatattcaGGCATGGATTGatagctaaaataaaaataaaacttttttttcgccGCCCCCTCTTTTTTGTAAAGACTTTGCCTTCCCCTTTTGAGAGAAATTAGCCCCGCCCCACCAGTGATGTTCTAAAATCCATAAACGGGTTGGAATTTtagagaaagttaaaaaaaacaacaacaccaacaaccAATGAACAAAGGCTTTGATGAATCAGGAAAGTCCAAGTTTATGCTTTGTTACTGATCCAGTTGTAATGTAAAATGAAGATAGAAATAAGAATATAGATTTAGCAACTATCGCCAGTTCTAGATTTCCATATGCTATAGTTGCTATAAGGCTCTAagggataataataatagtctttattatccgtaaggaaatttgtcttacaatttgtgcattacaccaaataaaacattataactataattcTACTATCTCTATTTTTATGTAGCCtatatgttatattatattCTATGTTATGTCTCAAATAGAaaatatgttatttaaaaaaatacaaatcgattatacaatttttatagATATTGTTAGAGTTATATGCTTATAAAATGATTTGTAATATGTAATaaggaagcttttttttttacctttctaTATTCTAGATTAAAATGGCTAACAATCAGTTACTTGCTGAAACCTTACAATGGAATGAATTATTCGGTGAGTAGGCTAGGACATGTAGCTCTGAACAGCGTAATATATGTCATTAAGATTTACATACAAGGATTTTCACTTTGAAGCAACAAATGTTAACTTAAAATTCTTAGAATGTTTTACGTAATAAAAAATTGCTCAACTAAATCTCTAAACATTTTGTGTTACATAGGTGAACATGAGTGCGCAGAGTCAGAAGATGAAAAGGATATGTTAAAGAAGTATTTAGAATGTACAAAAAATCCAAGGCACACTTCATTTGTTCCTATTCTAAGATTCAGCTTACATCACCTTCCAGATGCCCATCGTGACCCAGATTTATTTGAACTCATCAAAGTTATAGCCGACCTGACTGTCAGAATTAATGTGAGCATGGTCAGTTCACATAGACCTGAGTTTTTCCCCATCACAAAAGCTCCATATCCTTACTACAATATGGGAGGAGATTCAACGCTCCGGTCAGGAACAGGAGAGATATATGTGGTCAAGTACGTGGACGGCTGTGGTCAGGACAAAAGTGGAAGCAGCTACGATGAACTTAACCGTAAGTACGAGAAAACGTACAAGTTCTGCCCCTGCACAAATTGTAAAGACTCTAAGGATGCAAAAAATGTCTGGTGGGAGATTTTTGTGTACACCGCCGCTCATGTAGTGTTCGACGAATCGGAAGCTGAACACACAAGAATTCGATTATTTTTTGATGAACGCAATTGTCCAAAGGTCATACTGGATAATTTCAGCGTTGGCTTTACTAACGTCCAGAGAGACATTTGTGTGTTGAAATACGAGACGTGTGACGTTTCACTAGGAGATAATCTTTACAAGAAGGTGGTGCTTTGTAATGATTTGTGGAGTAAAGTGGATACAATTTACGAGAAGAAGCCCACTTCACGTTTCAACTTTATTGTATCACATCCTCACGGGTTAAATAAACAGGTCAGTTTCGGTCAGTGGACGGAAAATTGTAAACACAGCGTTTACAACGAGAAGTGGGATTTTACCAAGTTGACCTACACTACGAGTACATGTCCAGGCAGTAGTGGAGCCAGTGTCTACTGCCTGGGCTTGTCCACTGGTCATGTGCACAACGGAGCTTTATCATCTGGTTTGAACTATAGCAGTATAGActtgtacaagaaataattttaaattgaaaagaaGACAGAAGAGTATCATTTTCTAAGGAATTTGCATCAGTTTTAATACACTGTCTTCTCTCACtcccttccctctctctctctctctctctctcttattataAGTACGTGTGTGTACTTCAAATCTGGAATAATGGGTCGAAGAAGTGACGAATCacatcaaattctgtgaaaacatgtgtgtcagtactaagagcatcaagatataccccaacaataaaccatgggtcactacaaaaataaaacgggaaatcatcaaaaagaaaagagcatatAGGCCTATGAGTGGCGACAGACAGGAAAGGAAAAGAGctcaacgtcgttcttgaggaagggaggagaaactaccgcaccaagctggaagactcgATTAAGACAGGTGACATGAGACAGGCTTGGGgtatcatgaacaaaatggaaggagcacaagtcaaaagtaaaagtaatcttgctacaagataCGACAAAACATTATCCAACGAGTTAAATGGTTTCTATTGTCGTTTCGACACTaacgattttaattatctaagactcaaagtcTTTGAGGATGTCAAAGTTAATAATtgtttagaattagcgattactaaagaaCAAGTAtgcaacattttcaaaaaagtaaACCCAAcgaaagctggtgggcctgatggaataaaaccGAGAATTTTAAAAGagtgtgctgaacaactagctgaacctttcctagagatttttttccacttccttactaaaccatgagataccatcTGTGTGGAAGTCGTccataattgtacctgtgccaaaggtttccaaaaccaaaggaaatgaatgactttatactctgtttcacttacttccattgtgtctaaatgtttaaaaaaactggttaaaatgtttcttctgaatgatcttggTAATAAGttggaccctttacaatttgcttaccaaaagggtaaaggtgtagacgatgccattttaaatattttaaattgtgtctacaaacatctggacttaccgaacacttatgtaagattgttctttattgatttcttatcagattttaacactatacaacttcatttactcattgaaaaaatgaaagcgttgaagattagtctatatataatactatgggctaatgaattatTGAACCAGATACCTCAGAGGTTTAGGGTAAACTATGTAATATCAAAtgcacgcatagttaacacaggggcgccccagggagctgtgacatcgccattgagGTTCATTTTgaacaccaatgattttcaatccgatagtcctttttgctttttcataaaattcgctgatgatgcgactcttcttgtcctgctctcagagagctcagacgtaaatgagtatttcaaagaaatagaaaacattgaaaaatactgtaaagataattttttattattaaatgtaaaaaaaccaaagaaatgataatcgattttcgtagggaaaagaaggaaaatgatattgtttcagAAAGCTGGATAGcttattgaaatagtgcaatcttttaaataccttggtactatcctagacaataaactaaattttactacaaatactgattatatcagcaaaaaggggcagcaaagattacggttactgagaaaactgtcctcgtttaatgttagctatgttttatcacgctcacatctgcaatattttaagttttagtatcactgcctggtatctgagcattacaaataaaaataaacttcacaaaatcctaaatgctgctggtaaaatcattggcaaaaaaacaaatcccatttgggcagctgtttgagacaaacatccataaaaaagctagaaagattctagaaaataaaaaatcatcctttgggtcaggattttgtgattttaccatcacaaaagagatacaagacaccgatagcaaagacaatcagacacaaacactcttttgttcccctggtaATTAAATAGAAGCAATAAACTTTTCATATGTAAATTATGAATTAATCTGgggtgaatgtacattttgtttttttttatagttataatgttttgtttggtgtaaggCACAAATTGTAAGGCACATTTCCTtacagacaataaagattattattattatgttagaaaagaacgagtattcattcagCCAgagtcgagtttcgttaaagggaaacaaaattcatcgtagtccctttatcagtttccaccgatattattattattattatgtgcaATATTGGTTTAAGAAAATGCAAAAgacttgttttaaaatgaagGCTATCTTCTAAATTGGTGGAAGACCACCTTGAAACTCTGAAACCCAGCGGCTATTTTTCCTATACAAACCTTATAGcgttaaactaaataagaagataCTAGATAAATTTACATAGCGCGACTATGCAAAATCTGATAATATATGGAATAACTTGTTGACATTACACAGTTCCCtctaaactgttgcgccgcTTAGACATTATTAAAAAAGCATCTAAAA from Biomphalaria glabrata chromosome 9, xgBioGlab47.1, whole genome shotgun sequence encodes the following:
- the LOC106071801 gene encoding uncharacterized protein LOC106071801, whose translation is MANNQLLAETLQWNELFGEHECAESEDEKDMLKKYLECTKNPRHTSFVPILRFSLHHLPDAHRDPDLFELIKVIADLTVRINVSMVSSHRPEFFPITKAPYPYYNMGGDSTLRSGTGEIYVVKYVDGCGQDKSGSSYDELNRKYEKTYKFCPCTNCKDSKDAKNVWWEIFVYTAAHVVFDESEAEHTRIRLFFDERNCPKVILDNFSVGFTNVQRDICVLKYETCDVSLGDNLYKKVVLCNDLWSKVDTIYEKKPTSRFNFIVSHPHGLNKQVSFGQWTENCKHSVYNEKWDFTKLTYTTSTCPGSSGASVYCLGLSTGHVHNGALSSGLNYSSIDLYKK